The region caatttccttagtggctataggtctgttcaggctttctatttcttcctggttcaattttggtagttgatacatctctaggaatgcacccatttcttccaggttatctaatttgctggcttagagttgctcataatatgttcttataattgtttgtatttctttggtgttggttgtgatctctcctctttcattcatgattttgttgatttgggtcatttctcttttctttttgatcagtctggccaggggtttatcaatcttgttaattctttcaaagaaccagctcctagttttgttgatctgttctactgttcttttggtttctatttcattgatttctgctctgatctttatgatttctcttctcctgctgggtttaggctttatttgctgttctttctccagctcctttaggtgtagagttaggctgtgtatttgagacctttcttgtttcttgagaaaggcttgtattgctatatactttcctctcaggactgcctttgctgtatcccaaagattttgaacagttgtgttttcattttcattggtttccatgaattttttaaaattcttctttaatttcctggtggacccattcattctttagtaggatgctctttagcctccatgtatttgagttctttccgactttcctcttgtgattgagttctagtttcaaagcattgtggtctgaaaatatgcagggaatgatcccaatcttttggtaccggttgagacctgatttgtgacctaggatgtgatcaattctggagaatgttccatgggcactagagaagaatgtgtattctgttgctttgggatggaatgttctgaatatgtctgtgaagtccatttggtccagtgtgtcatttaaagtctttctttccttgttgatcttttacttagatgatctgtccatttcagtcagggggggtgttaaagtcccccactattattgtattgttgtcaatgtgtttctttgcttttgttattaattggcttatataattggctgctcccatgttcggggcatagatatttacaattgttagatcttcttgttggatagaccctttaagtaggatatagtgtccttcctcatctcttattacagtctttgttttaaaatctagtttgtctgatataaggattgccaccccagctttcttttggtgtccattagcatggtaaatggttttccaccccctcactttcaatctgggggtgtctttgggtctaaaatgagtctcttgcagacagcatatggatgggtcttgttttttaatccaatctgatagcctgtgtcttttgattggggcattgagcccatttacattcagggtaactattgaaaggtatgaatttagtgccattgtattacctgtaaggtgactgttactgtatgttgtctgtgttcctttctgatctttactgcttttaggctctctctttgcttagaggacccctttcaatatttcctggagggctggtttcgtgtttgcaaattcctttagtttttgtttgttctggaagctttttatctctccttctactttcaatgagagcctagctggatatagtattcttggcttcatatttttctcgtttagtgctctgaagatatcttgccagtcctttctggcctgccaggtctctgtggataggtctgttgccaatctaatgtttctaccattgtaggttacatatctcttcacccgagctgctttcaggattttctctttgtctctgagactcgtaagttttactattagatgtcggggtgttgacctatttttattgattttgagaggggttctctgtgcctcctggattttgatgcctgtttccttcttcacattagggaagttctctgctattatttgctccaatataccttctgcccccctctctctttcttcttcttctgggatcccaattattctaatgttgtttcatcttatcgtatcacttatctctcgaattctgccctcgtgatcctgtagttgtttctccctctttttctcagcctctttattttccatcatttggtcttctatattgctgattctctcttctgcctcatttatcctagcagttagtgcccccatttttgattgcacctcatcagtagcctttttgatttcgacttggttagattttagttcttttatttctccagaaagggtttctctaataacttccacgcttttttcaagcccagctagtatctttaaagtcatgattctgaactctaggtccgacatcgtactaatgtccgtattgagtaggtccctggctgatggtactacctcttgttctttttgctgaggtgatttttttcgtcttgtcattttgtccagaggagaatagatgaatgagagaacaaaatgctaacaggtttacaacgtccccagcaaatatactgtatacaaatcagaaaagatctgaaaccaggggaaaagaaagggaaagaaagaaaaaagaaagaggaaaaaagaaaaaaagaaaatagataaaaacagaacaatacaaaaaatgagaatatgatcaaatatgatcaggctagtgcaagatcagtgccacacactagattttgggcgtattttggtctgttagaaaaaagtgcctcctaaaattttaaaggaagaaagacatatatgtacaacataagggttgatacaatgaagggatggaagatgactgtaaagatgaaaattataaaagattttataaaaggacttgataagataagaagttgtttgaaaaaagaaagaagaagatttaagaagaaaaaaaaaaaggaaaaaggaagagactgtgatcaggcaggagactagaacaaagccatacactagtgatttggggtatattttgatcttttagaaaaaactgtatctcaaaattttaaagagagaacaacttatatatatatgccacaaataagggtaactactatgaagggataaaatatgactctaaaaatgaaaaataaaaaatgttttttttttaaaaaaagggactgataagatgttggttgaaaaagtgaaaaagaaaagtaaaaaaaaaaaaacagttaacaaaaattaactttgatgaactaatgaatcatggtaaaaaaaagccatgaattctatgtgcagtattcccctagcgctggagttctcccgttctccttgatcggtaaacttggtcttggcttgctggctgttcgtgctgatcttctgggggaggggcctgttcctgtggtttccaaatgtctttgctggaggctgaattgccctgcccttgtcggtccgggctaagcaagctgctcgggtttgatctcaggagcttttgttccctgccagctctcggtacagctttggaggaccagggcagaaatggtggcctcccaatctccacccggaggagctgagaactcggggccctgctcctcagtgcgcccccagagaaaagcagtcactcccgtctccccggtctccggccgcactccgtgctcacccggcctgtgaccgagcgttgctatctctggcacccgaccccgtgtggagtctccaaacccagcagatccctgcggttcgtttctgcgccgctcctcccgggggaggaagggagtctctctggctctgccgcttgttgggtccctgctggaggagcagtggcccgactgggccgcggatcacagtttatggcaacccggagctgagagcccgcgcctcggctccgtctctgcagccagcttccctgctccaatacctgggagctctgccgcactcaggctcccccggtctttctgtgaccccgagggtcctgagaccacactgtcccgggaggattccaccccctgcttagctactgcagcgacgtccctcagcagagccaacttctaaaaggtccgattttgtgctctgcggctctatcacttgccagaagcggccgacggaggccccctcccccgccgtctatcctcccgaatatcgcctcggattcacttctccgcacgtcctaccttccagtaagtggtcgcttctctgttcagagagttgttgctactctcctcttcgatctcctgttgagtttgtaggtgttcagaatggtttgatccctattcagctgaattcctaagaccagacgaaatccatgtctcctactcctccgccatcttgctccgcctccccagATGTTTTCGATTTTTTAAGTctgtacctaggagtggaattgctgggttatgtGATAATCTTTGTTTAGGTTTGAGGAACTGgtagacatttttcccaaagtagatgtgccattttatatttctaccagcagtgtgtgaggactccaatttctccacacccttaccaacacttgttatttttttttaaacacttgctattatctgtctttttggtTCTAGCCATTCCTAGTTAGGGTGAAgcggcatctcattgtggttttgatttgcatttccctagtgactagtgctattaagtatcttttcatgcactgtttggccatttgtatatcttctttggagaaatgtctattcgtaTGCTTTGCCCGTTTTTAAATTTGGTTATTTGTCTCTTATTGCATTTTAAGAcctctttctatattttagatacaagttTGCCATCAGGAATAGGAgttctcccactctgtggcttgtAGGCATTTAGTCTTAGTGATGTTATGTCTATTTGGAAGTCTTAATCCTTTGGgcctgttttatttaatttaatttatttatttaacatattatgtattatttgtttcaggggtacagatctgtgattcatcagtcttacacaattcacattgctcaccatagcacataccctccccaatgtccatcacccagccacccatccctcccacccccaccactccagcaaccctcagtttgtttcctgagattaagagtctcttatggtttgtctccctctctggttttgtcttttttcatttttccctcccttcccctatgatcctctgtcttgtttctcaaattcctcatatcagtgagatcatatgataattgtctttctctgattgccttatttcgcttagcataataccctctagttccatccatatcattgcaaatggcaagatttcatttttgatggctgcgtaatattccattgtatatatataccacatcttctttatccattcatctgttgatggacatcttggctctttccacagtttggctattgtggacattgctgctataaacaatggggtgcacgtacaccttcagatcactacatttgtatccttggggtaaatacccagtagtacaattgctgggtcatagggtagctctattttcaactttttgaggaacctccatactgttttccagagtggatgcaccagcttgcattccctccaacagtgtgggagggttcccctttgggcctgttttaaaatgtacctgGATTTTGGTTTTATTCAGGTATGATGAGGCCAACAGATCAGATGATTgccattaaaaaatagtttgttaCTTACAGTTCTCAAGAGGAGGGGGCATGCCACATCACTGAGGGCCACACAGGGAAGCACCGTGTCAGTCAGGAGAAAGCGTGGCAGGAGTCTTTTTTTGTGGTTTCCGTGAGAAGGAACAGTATGGCAGGGTGCAGGCTTacgattggctagtttgaataccTTCAGAGGGCCCTGGAGGATAGGGGCTGTCCCTAGTTGTCTCTagtacctggccctggggtgattaAGGCCTGGAGAGAGAGGCTCCGCCTGATAAATTTCAGCGTATGGGCTCtggattgtttggttttcatATGAAAGGCATGCTGTTGGGTGAATTATCGGCCGTCTCTAAGAACTGGCTGGTTCTGTGAGGGGCATTGTCTCTCCAGTTACCAAGGCCTCGGCTGGCAGGGCATaaagaatacaagaaaataagaaaatctagTCTATACAGGGCCTCTCTCTGTTACCTCTGCATGGGGAGGAGAAGCTTGTCTTAGCGGCCAGGCCTGAGCTCAtgtctcttctccccccaccccacctcccccacagGAAGATGAGTGATTACATCTCGGCCATCATTGAGCTGAGTGCCCTGGTGGTCCAGCGCCAGTATCGTCTGCATCATCACATAGACTTCATCTACTACCTCACGGCAGACGGGCGGCGATTCCGGCAGGCTTGTGACACCGTGCACCGCTTCACCACGGACGTCATCCAGGAGCGGCGGCGGGCACTCCACCAGCAGGGGGCTGAGGCCTGGCTGAAGGGCAAGCAGGGCAAGACCTTGGACTTCATCGATGTGCTGCTCCTGGCGCGGGTGAGACTGGGCCCTGGAGGGTGGAGCCCGGCCCCGGACGGCCTCCTTGAGAATTGCACCGACTACATAAAATGATAAAGGTCCAAAGTAACATAGATCTGGGATGCAGGCGGGTGCAGCACTCGTAAGACTTACTGTTTTAGTTCGCTAGCGTTGCCGTAACAAAGTGCTACGGACTGGGGGAgttaaaccacagaaattaattttctcaaggTTCTGGGGGCTAAaagtctgaggtcaaggtgtTGACCGGGTTggcttcttctgaggcctctctccctggcttgtatATGGTACCTTCTCATGTGTCTTCACGTTGTCTTCCCTCTGCTTGGGACTCTGTgtaaatttcctcttcttctagGGACACCAGTCATGTGGGGCTAGGGCCCACCGTAAGGACCTCATTATAATTGAATTACCTCtctaaaggccctgtctccaaatacggTCACATGCTGAGTTCCTGGGGGGTTCCTGGGTCCGTATGAGTTctggaggcgggggcgggggcacaATGTTGCCACCAGACTTATGATGATGAAATGACAAGACTTTGAAGAAATGTGGCAGTTGCAGACATTGCTTCTGTGGAATTTCTGAGCAGTGCTTGGGTTCTGGATTCAGACAGTCCTGCGTTCCAGTTCTGGCCCTGCAGCTTAGTGGATGCTTGACCTTAGGCATCTGACTCTCccctccgagcctcagtttccccatttatgACGTGATGGTCACGAGGTGTGATCGCAGATCATGGCTGGGCATCCAGCAGGCTCTCTGGTGCTAGCAGCTACTCAAGAAACACaaactcccttcttcccttcgtctttcactctctctcccgctttccatctttcttttttttttttaaagattttatttattcatttgagacacagagatacagagagagagagagagagagagagcatgagcagggagagaggcagagggagagggagaagcaggttcctcgctgagccaggagcccgatgtggggctcgatcccaggaccctgggatcatgacctgagccgaaggcagacgcttaaccatctgagccacccaggcgccccgctttcCATCTTTCTTAGACAAGCTACATACCTCTGTCTGCCTGGAATCCTTCCCCCTGCAGCTTGGCTTGAGAGAGGGGCCAATATCTTGACTTCAGAGGAGCCCTGGGATGTGGAGGGTGGGATGAAGTGGGCTGAGCGTCCTCTCCGGCTCATCCCAGGATGAAGATGGGAAGGAACTGTCCGATGAGGACATCCGAGCTGAGGCGGACACCTTTATGTTTGAAGGTGAGGACgtggggtgaggctgggggaggccaggaggggccCCGTTGTCTGAAAATCGCATCTTCGCTGTCTTCAGGCAGCCTCTGTTTTAGCTCCTCCTCTGCCTACAGGTCATGACACAACGTCCAGTGGGCTCTCATGGGTGCTCTTCAACTTGGCCAAGTATCCAGAGTACCAGGAGAAGTGCCGGGAAGAGATCCATGAAGTCATGAAAGGCCGGGAGCTGGAAGAGCTGGAGTGGTCGGTTTAGGGTCGGGGGGATGGTAGAGGCAGGTTGAGTCTAGagcttgcatttctttctttctctggtcGGCACACATTTCTTGCTCTTGCCTGTATATTACTCTTGCTCCTGCTGGGTGTTGTTGAGTGGGGTGGCGTCAAAACAGATGTGTGGGTTCAGGTCTGTTCCACATATCTCCTCATTCTCCTTGAACTAGCAGCTACCCTgggcacattcttctcaaggcaGATTCCCGAAGCACAAAGAGCCACAGTTTAAAACCTCTGCTTACATTGTAACATTCCATTTAgctaaagcaagtcacagggcCAAGTCCAGCATGAATGGGACAGGACATACATTCCACTCACCTGAGCAGAAGACACTGCAGAATCACATGCAGAGCGCACGGGGTGTATAATTCAAACACAGgtgtgaggtgggtgggggagtgaagaattgggaaaaataatccaatttactTTAGATATGTGCCATGTAGAGCTGATTCTGGATGTCTCAAAGGAAACACAGCAATACATAGCATCCAACAGTGAGAAAGAAAGCTCTTTTCTGTTCAGTGcccaccttttattttattttattttaagattttatttatttatttggcagagagatacagagagagaacaggtaggcagaaaggcaggcagaggaagagggagaagcaggctccccgccgagcagagagcccgatgcgggctcgatcccaggaccttgggattatgacctgagccgaaagcagccgcttaaccgactgagccacccaggcgccccagtgcccACCTTTTAGATTTTGATGTCAGGGAGACACTCTCAGTTGGATGCCATTGTATCTTGAACTCCTTGCGAATCTGCCCCCCTgccttttgaaaaagattttatttatttatcagagaaagagagagcacaagcaaggggaggggcaggcagagggagaagcaggctccctgctgagcaaggatcccgatgcgggacttgatcccaggaccctgggatcatgacctgagccgaaggcagacgcttaaccatctgagccacccaggcgcccctgaatctgCTTTTTTAATGAAGGGATAAGACGGCTCAGTTTCTCACGACTAGCTAGAATTTAATAACTCCTCTGTTTTCCCAGTGGTGTCTATGTTATGGGCACTTTTATCCCAGGCATGCTGTTTGCCCTTTAAGGTAGCGacataaaatttctttgaaagagaaagaaagtgatcCAGATCATGGACCAAGGGTTATAATTAATCCAATCTGGGGCCCTGgagtccagtggaaaaaagttaATAAGAGCATAAGGAGAGGATGTATGggtttttaaatactgaaattgATCCATACAGGCTGGTAAACTGCTGTGGCCCCGGGCGCCCCTGCCTATCCTGGCACCCCTCCCAGCTGTCCTCTGACATTATTCATCAGTTAAAGGGTTAATGCTGGGCCTGCAGAAGCCTGCTGGTGCTGCTTTGATTGGTTTAGGGTCAGATATTTTGCATGCTGAGGATTAGTGATATGCTCATGCCCCAACTACAAATGCGGGAAGCTGGGGCAAGTCTGAGATCCTGGACTGGTTTCCTGTGTGGTTGCTTCTgaatgcatgtgcatgtgcatgggcgtgtgtgtgttcatgtgtgtgtttggggaagggGATGTTTTTTGCTGTGGCCTGGCCTCAAGTCACCCACCATTCCACGTTCCATGCTCCCCAGGGACGACCTGACTCAGCTGCCCTTCACCACCATGTGCATCAAGGAGAGCCTACGCCAGTTCCCACCAGTGACCTTGGTCTCCCGCCGCTGCACGGAGGACATCAAGCTTCCAGATGGGCGCATCATCCCCAAAGGTGCCCATGATGTCCTCCTGGGCACCTGGAGGTGCTCTGCTGCCTAGGGGGGGCCTGGTCATGCCTGCCCCAGGTGCACCCTCCCTGTAGATGGGGCATCTCTCTGTGTGGCTCTTGCTTccgggaggagggaggagggaggagacccAGCGTCTCTCCCagggggagacagagatgggTGAGTTTGGGTGGAAAGGCAAGAGTGGGTGTGGCAGCATGGGCCCCGTGAGGGTGCAGGTAGGGGAGGGACGGTTTCATTCAGTTGCCAGATACCCCTTGGAGACTAAGCCCAAGTGATGCTGGAGATCTAGAGAGGCCTCGTTCCCAGAACCAGGCCTTGAGTACCACCCAATCTGAGGGAGACACAGCAGGGCACAGAAATCCCAGTCACATGGGGTTAAGGATGGGCTAAAGGGAGGAACAGGGGCTGGAACAGCCCAAAATAAGGAGCAATGACTTTATCTGGGGTGAAATGCAGGGAGGGCTGCTTAGAAGAGGCAACATGAGAGATGAGCCTTGGAGGttgaaagtgaaagagagagcatatttATGGAGCAGAGTCTCAGGGTGCAGGTAGTGAAAGAACTTGAATGCTAGGTTGAGGCATTTGAACTTGATCTTCAGGATAGTAGGGAGCCAAGGGAGGTATTTGAGCTGAGGAGGAACAATGTCAGATATGTGCGTGAGAAAGATCCCTGTGTGGCCAGCATGGCAGCTAGAAAGGTGAAGGGACCCTTTAGGGAGCTGCAGGGGGAGTGGACACAGCAGCAGAATTTTTCAGAGAAGGATGGGCAGGAAAGAGTAGCAGATGGCTCATGGGAACAGCATGGCTCCAggaagagcagggaaggaggagatcTTCAGAGAAGGCCTTGGTTCCCCTCAGCTCCAATGGCCCCACtgaccccaccctccccacaggAATTATCTGCCTGGTCAGCATCTATGGGACCCACCACAACCCCACTGTGTGGCCTGACTCCAAGGTGAGCCCCTGCCTCAATTCTCCATTCCCTCAACTTCTTCCTCCCCAGAAGGGGTGGTCCTGGGCCGTGAGACCTCCCTACTCTGCTCCCCAGGGACCCAGATGGCCTGGCTGGGTATAGAGCTTGAGTGCCCTTCccccatccattcacccactgtTGATTCATTaggtccacaaatatttattgaacacctcctgtgtgccagcttctgtgctgggcactgaggacAGAGAAAGTTACTGCCTTTGCTCTCATGGAGCTCATGGTGAAGTTCAGgggaagaaaataagcaaaaactaTCATTGTCGTTATTGATACAtgcacaaaggaaataaaaactggagtggggtggggggcactttATCTCAAGTGGTGAAGAAAGGCGTTGAGGAGGAAGagatatttgagctgagacctgaaaagtgtgaagagcagagagaagcctgttccaggcagaggagacaagaagtgcaaaggccctgtggttgTAATGAGCCTGGCATGCTTGAATAACAGAAAGAGGGTGTGGCTGGATTGTAGTGAGGTTCTTTCTGTCCAGCTGAAGGATGGGGGCCAAGCTGTTGGGCCAGGCCCCCAGACTCACCCCCAGGCTAATCCCGCCTAGGTGTACAACCCCTATCGCTTTGACCCGGACAACCCACAGCAGCGCTCCCCACTGGCCTACGTGCCTTTCTCCGCAGGACCCAGGTAATTCTTCTATTTCCCTCAGTCCAGGTCAAACATAGGAGGGTCACCGAGGCCAGTGGAAGGTCAGGGATGTGCAGAGACCACCTCCCACCCAGATGTGCTTCCTGCCAACCCCGGCACCCTCTTCATGCTTTCAGTTTACCAGGATGTCCCCTAATCAGACTCTGTGAAAGTATCCCTGGGTACTGATcaactactgtgtgccaggccctgagttCTGGGCTCATATGCTCCCAACGACTCTGATGCCCctgcccccattttatagatgaaggaactgaggctcagagggggagGTCATTTACCCCGGGACTCCCCCCTTCCTGGCTCACACAGCCGCTGAGCCTGAGCCCCACACCTGTGCCCCTTCCTCTAGGAACTGCATCGGACAGAGCTTTGCCATGGCCGAGATGCGCGTGGCCGTGGCGCTGACGCTGCTGCGCTTCCGCCTGAGCGTGGACCGAACGCGCAAGGTGCGGCGGAAGCCCGAGCTCATCCTGCGCACGGAGAACGGCATCTGGCTCAACGTGGAGCCGCTGCCTCCGCGGGCCTGAGCACCGGCGCCTCCCTGCGGAACCCCGGGGGCCCAAGCCCCGCCCGGAGaggcccaggccccgcccccgagggaccaggccccgcccccaagATCCTGAGGGCAGAAACCACGCCCCTCGAAGTTCACGTTCGGCTCCCAGAAGACCAGGCTCCTAGGCGGAGAAGCCTGATGGTGCAAGCCACGCCCCTCACGACAAGGCTCCGCCTCCTGGCGGTCTGGTCCTGCCCCTTGAGGTCCAGGTCCTGTCCCCTGAGGGCCCGTTCCGGCTCTCCTGCTTGAGGGATCAGGCTTGGCCAAATCCCCTTGGGCCCAGACCCCTCCCAGGATCCAGAGCATTCAgggtctcaggccccacccacccagccacccaaggACTTAAGACCCAACACCTAAGGCCTCTGGGATTCAGGACCAGTCCCCCGTGGATTCCGGCTGGCTTCCAAGTTGAGGACTTGGGAACTGGAGCCCGAAGTTAGAGCCCTGAACCCGGACATCACCTTCTTGAGGCTCCCAGCTCATTTGGGCGAACTCCTCTGACATCTGGCTGCATCCCAGGGCTCAGGATATGTGCTTCTGCTGTTTTGTAAATCTAGACCCTCCCTCACaagccccttccttcctcccttgctGAAAGGCCCTTCGCTGAGTGTTCTGATTTTTGTAGAATAAAAGCAAGGGATGCAGACGTCCCCCATCGTTCACCGCCTAGCTCAGCCAGACACTTCCCCTGGGGcccaggaaggaaatgaaggTCCCTGGGCTATTGGGAGGTACGTGAGGGAAGCTGTGGGCTAGGAGACTGGGAAGCCATTTGCCCTCAGACATAAACTCAGGCTTTTTGGGACAGTTTGTGCATTCATTTACTTCATCAACAGACCACATATTAATTAAGTGTTCGTTGGCACTGGGCCAGGAGCACAGCTGGGCCCAATTCCTGTCCTCGGGAGAACAGGGGACAGATGTTGTACAAATAATTCCACATGTAAGTTTATTTATAATCCATGACAAGTGCTCCAAATGAGAAGCCCTGGTGCTCTGCGAACACAACAGGGGGTGGCTCAGGGAGAGCTTCTCCGATGCTGAAGTGAGGGTACAAGCTGAGTTGTGACAAAGGAGAGAAGAGCATGTCACATGGGAGGAACAGCATCTGCAAAAGTCCCCAGGTGAGGGAGAGCGTGGTGTTCTCGAGGAACACCACTCCAGGGTGGCTGGATCTAGAGGAGGGGGGCAGAATGGAGGAAGGTTGGTCAAGGGCCAACTGCCAGGAACTGCGGGCCACATCTCACTTAGGGCCTTATTGTGAGGGCAATAGGGAGCTATAGAGGGTATGTGAGCAGGGGGCAGGACAGGACATGGTCAGATGTGGGCTGGCAGGGAGGTGGCTTGGAAGGGGGGGCACTGGGGGCTGGAAatctggggaagagggagactgAGGTGTGCAGGACAGGAGGGGTGACTAGCTGCAGGGCTGAGGTGAGGGAGGAGGTAGGGGTGATTCCCAGGTCTCTGGCTGGGGGAACTGATGACGGCATAGTCCCTGACACGATGATGCAGAAGATGGGGTGGTGATGGTATCTACAATAATTGTattaattcatcaaatatttattgagcatctgctgtgaGCCAGGCTGTATTTGAGCCCTTACATAATTGACAtttgctgtgggggtggggggttgttaACAGATGACggataaaaaataagcaaataagtaaatTCACACAGGCCCTTGGAGGATTTTGACTTTTATTGTGACAGAAATGGGGAGCTATgggagggttctgagcagagcAAAAGATTTGTCATTTGGTCTTTATAGTATTCTTTTGGCTAAGTGGAAAAGCAAGGGTCAGATTAGGGAGACCAGAAGGGGTAACTG is a window of Zalophus californianus isolate mZalCal1 chromosome 1, mZalCal1.pri.v2, whole genome shotgun sequence DNA encoding:
- the LOC113917645 gene encoding cytochrome P450 4F22, which encodes MLPITEHLLHLLGVEKTSFRLYAVSGLLLSLLFFLFRLLMQFLRLCWRFYVTCRRLSCFPQPPRRSWLLGHLGMYLPNETGLQDEKKVLDNMHHVILVWIGPVLPLLVLVHPDYIKPLVGASAAIAPKDDLFYGFLKPWLGDGLLLSKGDKWSRHRRLLTPAFHFDILKPYMKIFNQCTDIMHGKWRRLAQGSVVSLDMFEHVSLMTLDSLQKCVFSYNSNCQEKMSDYISAIIELSALVVQRQYRLHHHIDFIYYLTADGRRFRQACDTVHRFTTDVIQERRRALHQQGAEAWLKGKQGKTLDFIDVLLLARDEDGKELSDEDIRAEADTFMFEGHDTTSSGLSWVLFNLAKYPEYQEKCREEIHEVMKGRELEELEWDDLTQLPFTTMCIKESLRQFPPVTLVSRRCTEDIKLPDGRIIPKGIICLVSIYGTHHNPTVWPDSKVYNPYRFDPDNPQQRSPLAYVPFSAGPRNCIGQSFAMAEMRVAVALTLLRFRLSVDRTRKVRRKPELILRTENGIWLNVEPLPPRA